One window of the Epinephelus moara isolate mb chromosome 22, YSFRI_EMoa_1.0, whole genome shotgun sequence genome contains the following:
- the ehmt2 gene encoding histone-lysine N-methyltransferase EHMT2 isoform X4: protein MSASETTTKEPPERNDSKTPAESLSGPSQVKEDNAASTAAAVAKKTEPMGGMSSLLLSQQPGKDTSRAGEEGDKWSPAASPNKPAAGHAAKSISSTAPSSLSSPSTSSTLSPGRAKMSVSGPGSSKSVLAPAPSSSSSSSSSSSSSSSSATASSSPSVSPGPPKIHRARKTMNRPPPGQMSHVERPVASVTPSGSSDSETVAKRRKLGHSSNGTPEKSENVPENAQTMEETLFHKKVESVAKTAPEKSNSGVRKSSEEVAEKSEISSPSTRDSEKGSESETPRAVKSRNESEESSWPPSDQDRERNTADVVETVGAGRSNEYTEVPLGALDIAAADSLTLSPHHEGSDAGDTERLEELPLCSCRMEAPRVDSTSQRISRQCMATESINGELRACTDRTIKGETMRPSSRVPLMVLCDVHRSHMVKHHCCPGCGYFCIAGTFLECCPDQRIAHRFHRGCVTVLGGGRSRSNGGGMLFCPHCGEDASEAQEVTIPSFSSATASATTVVTMSASSTTTPSLPPSAPTAPSLTASTGGMKDGKMPERPVSARMRSHGLITLAVEQQQQQPQPPQTVANAPPAEEGVDSVGPSLCMPNGKPISPSALPPGPSRAALQKAILTQDTERRKKLRFHPRQLYPAAKQGEVQRVLLMLMEGIDPTYQPDSQNRRSALHAAAQRGLMEICYILIQAGAQVDAQDKDLRTPLLEAIINNHIEVAHYLVQNGACVYHIEEDGYTGLHHAAKLGNLEIVNLLLETGQVDVNAQDSGGWTPIIWAAEHKHVAVIKALLNRGADVTINDKSSPSLQELNVCLHWAAYAGNVDIAELVLNSGCSLSSVNMHGDTPLHIAAREGYLECVTLFLSRGADIDIMNREGDTPLSLARADTPVWVALQINRKLRRGITNRMLRTERIICSDIAQGYENVPIPCVNAVDDEGCPSDYKYVSENCETSAMNIDRNITHLQHCSCTDDCSSSNCLCGQLSIRCWYDKDQRLLQEFNKIEPPLIFECNMACSCYRTCKNRVVQAGIKVRLQLYRTEKMGWGVRALQDIPQGSFICEYVGELISDAEADVREDDSYLFDLDNKDGEVYCIDARYYGNISRFINHLCDPNLIPVRVFMLHQDLRFPRIAFFSSRDILSGQELGFDYGDRFWDIKSKYFTCQCGSEKCKHSAEAIALEQSRLARLEACPESGADCGMTMLGNS from the exons ATGTCGGCATCCGAGACAACGACGAAG GAGCCTCCTGAAAGAAATGACTCAAAAACACCAGCAGAATCATTATCTGGACCAAGTCAAGTAAAGGAAG ATAATGCAGCCTCCACCGCAGCTGCTGTTGCCAAGAAGACAGAGCCTATGGGTGGTATGTCATCACTGTTGTTATCTCAGCAGCCTGGGAAAGACACGTCTAGagctggagaggagggagataAATGGTCACCTGCCGCCTCCCCAAACAAACCTGCTGCAG GTCATGCAGCAAAGTCCATTTCATCGACGGCCCCCTCTTCGTTGTCATCTCCTTCTACGTCTTCAACATTGTCCCCTGGCCGAGCAAAGATGAGTGTTTCCGGACCTGGCAGTAGTAAATCCGTCCTGGCACctgctccttcctcctcctcttcttcctcttcctcctcttcctcttcttcgtcCTCTGCCACAGCTTCCTCATCTCCGTCTGTCTCCCCTGGCCCACCCAAGATTCATCGGGCCCGCAAGACCATGAACAGGCCTCCACCAGGGCAG ATGAGCCATGTTGAGCGACCTGTTGCGTCAGTGACACCCTCAGGATCCTCAGACTCTGAGACTG TCGCAAAAAGGAGAAAACTGGGTCATTCATCTAACGGCACACCAGAGAAGTCTGAGAACGTTCCAGAAAATGCTCAAACTATG GAAGAAACATTATTCCATAAAAAGGTGGAGTCTGTCGCTAAGACTGCGCCAGAGAAGAGCAACAGCGGTGTGAGGAAGTCGTCGGAGGAGGTAGCAGAGAAAAGTGAGATTTCAAGTCCGTCCACGCGAGATTCAGAAAAG GGTTCAGAGTCTGAGACACCGAGAGCTGTCAAGAGTAGAAATGAAAGCGAGGAGTCTTCATGGCCGCCGTCAGaccaggacagagagagaaacacagctgatgTGGTGGAGACAGTGGGAG CAGGAAGGTCCAATGAATACACGGAAGTTCCCCTGGGCGCTCTGGACATTGCTGCTGCAGACAGTCTGACACTTTCTCCTCATCATG AAGGAAGCGATGCAGGAGACACAGAGCGGCTGGAGGAGCTTCCTCTGTGCAGCTGCAGGATGGAGGCTCCTCGAGTCGACAGCACCAGCCAGCGTATCAGCAGACAGTGTATGGCCACTGAGAGCATCAATGGAGAG ctGAGGGCCTGTACCGATCGGACCATTAAAGGAGAGACCATGCGGCCGTCGAGTCGAGTGCCCCTCATGGTGCTTTGTGACGTCCATCGCTCGCACATGGTCAAACACCACTGCTGTCCTGGGTGTGGATACTTCTGCATAGCG GGCACGTTTCTCGAATGCTGCCCAGACCAGCGCATTGCTCACCGCTTCCACCGGGGTTGTGTGACAGTGCTTGGCGGCGGACGTAGTAGATCAAACGGCGGTGGCATGCTTTTCTGTCCCCACTGCGGCGAAGATGCCTCCGAGGCCCAGGAGGTCACCATCCCCTCCTTCAGCTCGGCCACGGCCTCCGCAACCACTGTCGTCACCATGTCAGCCTCCTCTACCACCACCCCGTCTCTGCCGCCGTCTGCCCCTACGGCGCCCTCCCTCACAGCCTCAACAGGAGGGATGAAGGACGGGAAGATGCCTGAAAGGCCTGTCAG CGCCCGGATGCGTAGCCATGGCTTGATAACACTGGcagtggagcagcagcagcagcagccccagCCCCCACAGACTGTCGCCAACGCCCCCCCAGCTGAAGAGGGGGTGGACAGTGTGGGACCTTCTCTCTGTATGCCAAATGGGAAACCCATCAGTCCCAGTGCACTTCCACCTGGGCCCAGCAGGGCGGCGCTGCAGAAGGCCATTCTTACACAGGACACTGAGAG GAGGAAGAAACTGAGGTTCCACCCCCGCCAGCTTTACCCTGCTGCCAAGCAAGGAGAGGTGCAGAGAGTACTGCTCATGCTGA tGGAGGGCATAGATCCAACCTACCAGCCGGACTCTCAGAACAGGCGCTCTGCTCTCCATGCCGCAGCTCAGAGAGGTCTGATGGAAATCTGCTACATACTCATACAG GCTGGCGCTCAAGTGGATGCCCAGGACAAAGACCTGAGGACTCCTCTGTTGGAAGCAATCATCAACAATCACATTGAGGTGGCCCATTACCTCGTCCAGAACGGTGCCTGTGTCTATCATATT gagGAGGATGGGTATACTGGACTTCACCACGCAGCCAAGCTGGGAAACCTGGAGATTGTCAACTTGCTTCTGGAAACGGGGCAGGTTGATGTGAACGCACAG GACAGCGGCGGCTGGACCCCAATCATTTGGGCTGCAGAGCACAAGCATGTAGCGGTGATCAAAGCGCTGCTTAACAGGGGGGCTGATGTCACCATTAATGATAAG tcctctccctcccttcagGAGCTGAACGTGTGTCTCCACTGGGCGGCGTATGCAGGTAATGTAGACATCGCAGAGCTCGTGTTGAACTCTGGCTGTTCGCTCAGCTCGGTTAACATGCACGGAGACACCCCGCTCCACATCGCCGCCAGAGAGGGTTACTTGGAATGTGTTAC GTTGTTCCTGTCCAGAGGTGCAGACATTGACATCATGAACAGGGAAGGAGACACGCCTCTTAGCCTCGCGCGGGCCGACACGCCGGTGTGGGTGGCACTCCAGATCAACAGGAAACTGAGAAGGGGAATAACCAATCGTATGCTTCGGACTGAGAGAATCATCTGCAG CGACATTGCGCAGGGCTACGAGAATGTACCGATCCCCTGTGTGAACGCAGTAGACGACGAGGGCTGTCCTTCAGACTACAAATATGTTTCAGAAAACTGTGAAACGTCAGCAATGAACATAGACCGCAACATTACACACTTACAG CACTGCAGCTGCACTGACGACTGCTCTTCTAGTAACTGCCTCTGTGGACAGCTCAGTATCCGCTGCTGGTATGACAAG GACCAGCGGCTGCTCCAGGAATTCAACAAAATTGAGCCTCCTCTTATATTTGAATGCAACATGGCGTGTTCCTGTTACCGAACATGCAAGAACAGGGTGGTGCAGGCCGGCATCAA AGTTCGTCTTCAGCTCTACAGGACAGAGAAGATGGGCTGGGGAGTTCGAGCTCTGCAGGATATTCCCCAGGGGAGCTTCATCTGCGA ATATGTCGGGGAGCTCATCTCTGACGCAGAGGCAGATGTTAGAGAAGACGACTCCTACCTGTTTGACCTGGACAACAAG GACGGGGAGGTGTATTGTATAGACGCCCGATACTATGGCAACATCAGCCGATTCATCAACCACCTGTGCGACCCAAACCTCATCCCCGTACGTGTGTTCATGCTGCACCAGGACCTGAGATTCCCCCGCATCGCCTTCTTCAGCTCCAGAGACATTCTCAGCGGACAAGAGCTGGG ATTCGACTATGGAGACCGCTTCTGGGACATTAAGAGCAAGTATTTCACCTGTCAGTGTGGATCAGAGAAATGCAAACACTCAGCTGAGGCCATCGCCTTGGAGCAGAGCCGACTGGCTCGACTGGAGGCTTGTCCAGAATCGGGAGCAGACTGTGGGATGACGATGCTGGGAAACTCTTAA
- the ehmt2 gene encoding histone-lysine N-methyltransferase EHMT2 isoform X5, which yields MSASETTTKEPPERNDSKTPAESLSGPSQVKEDNAASTAAAVAKKTEPMGGMSSLLLSQQPGKDTSRAGEEGDKWSPAASPNKPAAGHAAKSISSTAPSSLSSPSTSSTLSPGRAKMSVSGPGSSKSVLAPAPSSSSSSSSSSSSSSSSATASSSPSVSPGPPKIHRARKTMNRPPPGQMSHVERPVASVTPSGSSDSETVAKRRKLGHSSNGTPEKSENVPENAQTMEETLFHKKVESVAKTAPEKSNSGVRKSSEEVAEKSEISSPSTRDSEKGSESETPRAVKSRNESEESSWPPSDQDRERNTADVVETVGGRSNEYTEVPLGALDIAAADSLTLSPHHEGSDAGDTERLEELPLCSCRMEAPRVDSTSQRISRQCMATESINGELRACTDRTIKGETMRPSSRVPLMVLCDVHRSHMVKHHCCPGCGYFCIAGTFLECCPDQRIAHRFHRGCVTVLGGGRSRSNGGGMLFCPHCGEDASEAQEVTIPSFSSATASATTVVTMSASSTTTPSLPPSAPTAPSLTASTGGMKDGKMPERPVSARMRSHGLITLAVEQQQQQPQPPQTVANAPPAEEGVDSVGPSLCMPNGKPISPSALPPGPSRAALQKAILTQDTERRKKLRFHPRQLYPAAKQGEVQRVLLMLMEGIDPTYQPDSQNRRSALHAAAQRGLMEICYILIQAGAQVDAQDKDLRTPLLEAIINNHIEVAHYLVQNGACVYHIEEDGYTGLHHAAKLGNLEIVNLLLETGQVDVNAQDSGGWTPIIWAAEHKHVAVIKALLNRGADVTINDKSSPSLQELNVCLHWAAYAGNVDIAELVLNSGCSLSSVNMHGDTPLHIAAREGYLECVTLFLSRGADIDIMNREGDTPLSLARADTPVWVALQINRKLRRGITNRMLRTERIICSDIAQGYENVPIPCVNAVDDEGCPSDYKYVSENCETSAMNIDRNITHLQHCSCTDDCSSSNCLCGQLSIRCWYDKDQRLLQEFNKIEPPLIFECNMACSCYRTCKNRVVQAGIKVRLQLYRTEKMGWGVRALQDIPQGSFICEYVGELISDAEADVREDDSYLFDLDNKDGEVYCIDARYYGNISRFINHLCDPNLIPVRVFMLHQDLRFPRIAFFSSRDILSGQELGFDYGDRFWDIKSKYFTCQCGSEKCKHSAEAIALEQSRLARLEACPESGADCGMTMLGNS from the exons ATGTCGGCATCCGAGACAACGACGAAG GAGCCTCCTGAAAGAAATGACTCAAAAACACCAGCAGAATCATTATCTGGACCAAGTCAAGTAAAGGAAG ATAATGCAGCCTCCACCGCAGCTGCTGTTGCCAAGAAGACAGAGCCTATGGGTGGTATGTCATCACTGTTGTTATCTCAGCAGCCTGGGAAAGACACGTCTAGagctggagaggagggagataAATGGTCACCTGCCGCCTCCCCAAACAAACCTGCTGCAG GTCATGCAGCAAAGTCCATTTCATCGACGGCCCCCTCTTCGTTGTCATCTCCTTCTACGTCTTCAACATTGTCCCCTGGCCGAGCAAAGATGAGTGTTTCCGGACCTGGCAGTAGTAAATCCGTCCTGGCACctgctccttcctcctcctcttcttcctcttcctcctcttcctcttcttcgtcCTCTGCCACAGCTTCCTCATCTCCGTCTGTCTCCCCTGGCCCACCCAAGATTCATCGGGCCCGCAAGACCATGAACAGGCCTCCACCAGGGCAG ATGAGCCATGTTGAGCGACCTGTTGCGTCAGTGACACCCTCAGGATCCTCAGACTCTGAGACTG TCGCAAAAAGGAGAAAACTGGGTCATTCATCTAACGGCACACCAGAGAAGTCTGAGAACGTTCCAGAAAATGCTCAAACTATG GAAGAAACATTATTCCATAAAAAGGTGGAGTCTGTCGCTAAGACTGCGCCAGAGAAGAGCAACAGCGGTGTGAGGAAGTCGTCGGAGGAGGTAGCAGAGAAAAGTGAGATTTCAAGTCCGTCCACGCGAGATTCAGAAAAG GGTTCAGAGTCTGAGACACCGAGAGCTGTCAAGAGTAGAAATGAAAGCGAGGAGTCTTCATGGCCGCCGTCAGaccaggacagagagagaaacacagctgatgTGGTGGAGACAGTGGGAG GAAGGTCCAATGAATACACGGAAGTTCCCCTGGGCGCTCTGGACATTGCTGCTGCAGACAGTCTGACACTTTCTCCTCATCATG AAGGAAGCGATGCAGGAGACACAGAGCGGCTGGAGGAGCTTCCTCTGTGCAGCTGCAGGATGGAGGCTCCTCGAGTCGACAGCACCAGCCAGCGTATCAGCAGACAGTGTATGGCCACTGAGAGCATCAATGGAGAG ctGAGGGCCTGTACCGATCGGACCATTAAAGGAGAGACCATGCGGCCGTCGAGTCGAGTGCCCCTCATGGTGCTTTGTGACGTCCATCGCTCGCACATGGTCAAACACCACTGCTGTCCTGGGTGTGGATACTTCTGCATAGCG GGCACGTTTCTCGAATGCTGCCCAGACCAGCGCATTGCTCACCGCTTCCACCGGGGTTGTGTGACAGTGCTTGGCGGCGGACGTAGTAGATCAAACGGCGGTGGCATGCTTTTCTGTCCCCACTGCGGCGAAGATGCCTCCGAGGCCCAGGAGGTCACCATCCCCTCCTTCAGCTCGGCCACGGCCTCCGCAACCACTGTCGTCACCATGTCAGCCTCCTCTACCACCACCCCGTCTCTGCCGCCGTCTGCCCCTACGGCGCCCTCCCTCACAGCCTCAACAGGAGGGATGAAGGACGGGAAGATGCCTGAAAGGCCTGTCAG CGCCCGGATGCGTAGCCATGGCTTGATAACACTGGcagtggagcagcagcagcagcagccccagCCCCCACAGACTGTCGCCAACGCCCCCCCAGCTGAAGAGGGGGTGGACAGTGTGGGACCTTCTCTCTGTATGCCAAATGGGAAACCCATCAGTCCCAGTGCACTTCCACCTGGGCCCAGCAGGGCGGCGCTGCAGAAGGCCATTCTTACACAGGACACTGAGAG GAGGAAGAAACTGAGGTTCCACCCCCGCCAGCTTTACCCTGCTGCCAAGCAAGGAGAGGTGCAGAGAGTACTGCTCATGCTGA tGGAGGGCATAGATCCAACCTACCAGCCGGACTCTCAGAACAGGCGCTCTGCTCTCCATGCCGCAGCTCAGAGAGGTCTGATGGAAATCTGCTACATACTCATACAG GCTGGCGCTCAAGTGGATGCCCAGGACAAAGACCTGAGGACTCCTCTGTTGGAAGCAATCATCAACAATCACATTGAGGTGGCCCATTACCTCGTCCAGAACGGTGCCTGTGTCTATCATATT gagGAGGATGGGTATACTGGACTTCACCACGCAGCCAAGCTGGGAAACCTGGAGATTGTCAACTTGCTTCTGGAAACGGGGCAGGTTGATGTGAACGCACAG GACAGCGGCGGCTGGACCCCAATCATTTGGGCTGCAGAGCACAAGCATGTAGCGGTGATCAAAGCGCTGCTTAACAGGGGGGCTGATGTCACCATTAATGATAAG tcctctccctcccttcagGAGCTGAACGTGTGTCTCCACTGGGCGGCGTATGCAGGTAATGTAGACATCGCAGAGCTCGTGTTGAACTCTGGCTGTTCGCTCAGCTCGGTTAACATGCACGGAGACACCCCGCTCCACATCGCCGCCAGAGAGGGTTACTTGGAATGTGTTAC GTTGTTCCTGTCCAGAGGTGCAGACATTGACATCATGAACAGGGAAGGAGACACGCCTCTTAGCCTCGCGCGGGCCGACACGCCGGTGTGGGTGGCACTCCAGATCAACAGGAAACTGAGAAGGGGAATAACCAATCGTATGCTTCGGACTGAGAGAATCATCTGCAG CGACATTGCGCAGGGCTACGAGAATGTACCGATCCCCTGTGTGAACGCAGTAGACGACGAGGGCTGTCCTTCAGACTACAAATATGTTTCAGAAAACTGTGAAACGTCAGCAATGAACATAGACCGCAACATTACACACTTACAG CACTGCAGCTGCACTGACGACTGCTCTTCTAGTAACTGCCTCTGTGGACAGCTCAGTATCCGCTGCTGGTATGACAAG GACCAGCGGCTGCTCCAGGAATTCAACAAAATTGAGCCTCCTCTTATATTTGAATGCAACATGGCGTGTTCCTGTTACCGAACATGCAAGAACAGGGTGGTGCAGGCCGGCATCAA AGTTCGTCTTCAGCTCTACAGGACAGAGAAGATGGGCTGGGGAGTTCGAGCTCTGCAGGATATTCCCCAGGGGAGCTTCATCTGCGA ATATGTCGGGGAGCTCATCTCTGACGCAGAGGCAGATGTTAGAGAAGACGACTCCTACCTGTTTGACCTGGACAACAAG GACGGGGAGGTGTATTGTATAGACGCCCGATACTATGGCAACATCAGCCGATTCATCAACCACCTGTGCGACCCAAACCTCATCCCCGTACGTGTGTTCATGCTGCACCAGGACCTGAGATTCCCCCGCATCGCCTTCTTCAGCTCCAGAGACATTCTCAGCGGACAAGAGCTGGG ATTCGACTATGGAGACCGCTTCTGGGACATTAAGAGCAAGTATTTCACCTGTCAGTGTGGATCAGAGAAATGCAAACACTCAGCTGAGGCCATCGCCTTGGAGCAGAGCCGACTGGCTCGACTGGAGGCTTGTCCAGAATCGGGAGCAGACTGTGGGATGACGATGCTGGGAAACTCTTAA
- the ehmt2 gene encoding histone-lysine N-methyltransferase EHMT2 isoform X3 yields MSASETTTKEPPERNDSKTPAESLSGPSQVKEDNAASTAAAVAKKTEPMGGMSSLLLSQQPGKDTSRAGEEGDKWSPAASPNKPAAGHAAKSISSTAPSSLSSPSTSSTLSPGRAKMSVSGPGSSKSVLAPAPSSSSSSSSSSSSSSSSATASSSPSVSPGPPKIHRARKTMNRPPPGQMSHVERPVASVTPSGSSDSETVAKRRKLGHSSNGTPEKSENVPENAQTMEETLFHKKVESVAKTAPEKSNSGVRKSSEEVAEKSEISSPSTRDSEKFEDAELRQHTKDTEGSVNMSDHGSESETPRAVKSRNESEESSWPPSDQDRERNTADVVETVGAGRSNEYTEVPLGALDIAAADSLTLSPHHEGSDAGDTERLEELPLCSCRMEAPRVDSTSQRISRQCMATESINGELRACTDRTIKGETMRPSSRVPLMVLCDVHRSHMVKHHCCPGCGYFCIAGTFLECCPDQRIAHRFHRGCVTVLGGGRSRSNGGGMLFCPHCGEDASEAQEVTIPSFSSATASATTVVTMSASSTTTPSLPPSAPTAPSLTASTGGMKDGKMPERPVSARMRSHGLITLAVEQQQQQPQPPQTVANAPPAEEGVDSVGPSLCMPNGKPISPSALPPGPSRAALQKAILTQDTERRKKLRFHPRQLYPAAKQGEVQRVLLMLMEGIDPTYQPDSQNRRSALHAAAQRGLMEICYILIQAGAQVDAQDKDLRTPLLEAIINNHIEVAHYLVQNGACVYHIEEDGYTGLHHAAKLGNLEIVNLLLETGQVDVNAQDSGGWTPIIWAAEHKHVAVIKALLNRGADVTINDKELNVCLHWAAYAGNVDIAELVLNSGCSLSSVNMHGDTPLHIAAREGYLECVTLFLSRGADIDIMNREGDTPLSLARADTPVWVALQINRKLRRGITNRMLRTERIICSDIAQGYENVPIPCVNAVDDEGCPSDYKYVSENCETSAMNIDRNITHLQHCSCTDDCSSSNCLCGQLSIRCWYDKDQRLLQEFNKIEPPLIFECNMACSCYRTCKNRVVQAGIKVRLQLYRTEKMGWGVRALQDIPQGSFICEYVGELISDAEADVREDDSYLFDLDNKDGEVYCIDARYYGNISRFINHLCDPNLIPVRVFMLHQDLRFPRIAFFSSRDILSGQELGFDYGDRFWDIKSKYFTCQCGSEKCKHSAEAIALEQSRLARLEACPESGADCGMTMLGNS; encoded by the exons ATGTCGGCATCCGAGACAACGACGAAG GAGCCTCCTGAAAGAAATGACTCAAAAACACCAGCAGAATCATTATCTGGACCAAGTCAAGTAAAGGAAG ATAATGCAGCCTCCACCGCAGCTGCTGTTGCCAAGAAGACAGAGCCTATGGGTGGTATGTCATCACTGTTGTTATCTCAGCAGCCTGGGAAAGACACGTCTAGagctggagaggagggagataAATGGTCACCTGCCGCCTCCCCAAACAAACCTGCTGCAG GTCATGCAGCAAAGTCCATTTCATCGACGGCCCCCTCTTCGTTGTCATCTCCTTCTACGTCTTCAACATTGTCCCCTGGCCGAGCAAAGATGAGTGTTTCCGGACCTGGCAGTAGTAAATCCGTCCTGGCACctgctccttcctcctcctcttcttcctcttcctcctcttcctcttcttcgtcCTCTGCCACAGCTTCCTCATCTCCGTCTGTCTCCCCTGGCCCACCCAAGATTCATCGGGCCCGCAAGACCATGAACAGGCCTCCACCAGGGCAG ATGAGCCATGTTGAGCGACCTGTTGCGTCAGTGACACCCTCAGGATCCTCAGACTCTGAGACTG TCGCAAAAAGGAGAAAACTGGGTCATTCATCTAACGGCACACCAGAGAAGTCTGAGAACGTTCCAGAAAATGCTCAAACTATG GAAGAAACATTATTCCATAAAAAGGTGGAGTCTGTCGCTAAGACTGCGCCAGAGAAGAGCAACAGCGGTGTGAGGAAGTCGTCGGAGGAGGTAGCAGAGAAAAGTGAGATTTCAAGTCCGTCCACGCGAGATTCAGAAAAG TTTGAAGATGCAGAATTAAGGCAGCACACTAAAGACACAGAGGGGTCAGTGAACATGTCAGATCAT GGTTCAGAGTCTGAGACACCGAGAGCTGTCAAGAGTAGAAATGAAAGCGAGGAGTCTTCATGGCCGCCGTCAGaccaggacagagagagaaacacagctgatgTGGTGGAGACAGTGGGAG CAGGAAGGTCCAATGAATACACGGAAGTTCCCCTGGGCGCTCTGGACATTGCTGCTGCAGACAGTCTGACACTTTCTCCTCATCATG AAGGAAGCGATGCAGGAGACACAGAGCGGCTGGAGGAGCTTCCTCTGTGCAGCTGCAGGATGGAGGCTCCTCGAGTCGACAGCACCAGCCAGCGTATCAGCAGACAGTGTATGGCCACTGAGAGCATCAATGGAGAG ctGAGGGCCTGTACCGATCGGACCATTAAAGGAGAGACCATGCGGCCGTCGAGTCGAGTGCCCCTCATGGTGCTTTGTGACGTCCATCGCTCGCACATGGTCAAACACCACTGCTGTCCTGGGTGTGGATACTTCTGCATAGCG GGCACGTTTCTCGAATGCTGCCCAGACCAGCGCATTGCTCACCGCTTCCACCGGGGTTGTGTGACAGTGCTTGGCGGCGGACGTAGTAGATCAAACGGCGGTGGCATGCTTTTCTGTCCCCACTGCGGCGAAGATGCCTCCGAGGCCCAGGAGGTCACCATCCCCTCCTTCAGCTCGGCCACGGCCTCCGCAACCACTGTCGTCACCATGTCAGCCTCCTCTACCACCACCCCGTCTCTGCCGCCGTCTGCCCCTACGGCGCCCTCCCTCACAGCCTCAACAGGAGGGATGAAGGACGGGAAGATGCCTGAAAGGCCTGTCAG CGCCCGGATGCGTAGCCATGGCTTGATAACACTGGcagtggagcagcagcagcagcagccccagCCCCCACAGACTGTCGCCAACGCCCCCCCAGCTGAAGAGGGGGTGGACAGTGTGGGACCTTCTCTCTGTATGCCAAATGGGAAACCCATCAGTCCCAGTGCACTTCCACCTGGGCCCAGCAGGGCGGCGCTGCAGAAGGCCATTCTTACACAGGACACTGAGAG GAGGAAGAAACTGAGGTTCCACCCCCGCCAGCTTTACCCTGCTGCCAAGCAAGGAGAGGTGCAGAGAGTACTGCTCATGCTGA tGGAGGGCATAGATCCAACCTACCAGCCGGACTCTCAGAACAGGCGCTCTGCTCTCCATGCCGCAGCTCAGAGAGGTCTGATGGAAATCTGCTACATACTCATACAG GCTGGCGCTCAAGTGGATGCCCAGGACAAAGACCTGAGGACTCCTCTGTTGGAAGCAATCATCAACAATCACATTGAGGTGGCCCATTACCTCGTCCAGAACGGTGCCTGTGTCTATCATATT gagGAGGATGGGTATACTGGACTTCACCACGCAGCCAAGCTGGGAAACCTGGAGATTGTCAACTTGCTTCTGGAAACGGGGCAGGTTGATGTGAACGCACAG GACAGCGGCGGCTGGACCCCAATCATTTGGGCTGCAGAGCACAAGCATGTAGCGGTGATCAAAGCGCTGCTTAACAGGGGGGCTGATGTCACCATTAATGATAAG GAGCTGAACGTGTGTCTCCACTGGGCGGCGTATGCAGGTAATGTAGACATCGCAGAGCTCGTGTTGAACTCTGGCTGTTCGCTCAGCTCGGTTAACATGCACGGAGACACCCCGCTCCACATCGCCGCCAGAGAGGGTTACTTGGAATGTGTTAC GTTGTTCCTGTCCAGAGGTGCAGACATTGACATCATGAACAGGGAAGGAGACACGCCTCTTAGCCTCGCGCGGGCCGACACGCCGGTGTGGGTGGCACTCCAGATCAACAGGAAACTGAGAAGGGGAATAACCAATCGTATGCTTCGGACTGAGAGAATCATCTGCAG CGACATTGCGCAGGGCTACGAGAATGTACCGATCCCCTGTGTGAACGCAGTAGACGACGAGGGCTGTCCTTCAGACTACAAATATGTTTCAGAAAACTGTGAAACGTCAGCAATGAACATAGACCGCAACATTACACACTTACAG CACTGCAGCTGCACTGACGACTGCTCTTCTAGTAACTGCCTCTGTGGACAGCTCAGTATCCGCTGCTGGTATGACAAG GACCAGCGGCTGCTCCAGGAATTCAACAAAATTGAGCCTCCTCTTATATTTGAATGCAACATGGCGTGTTCCTGTTACCGAACATGCAAGAACAGGGTGGTGCAGGCCGGCATCAA AGTTCGTCTTCAGCTCTACAGGACAGAGAAGATGGGCTGGGGAGTTCGAGCTCTGCAGGATATTCCCCAGGGGAGCTTCATCTGCGA ATATGTCGGGGAGCTCATCTCTGACGCAGAGGCAGATGTTAGAGAAGACGACTCCTACCTGTTTGACCTGGACAACAAG GACGGGGAGGTGTATTGTATAGACGCCCGATACTATGGCAACATCAGCCGATTCATCAACCACCTGTGCGACCCAAACCTCATCCCCGTACGTGTGTTCATGCTGCACCAGGACCTGAGATTCCCCCGCATCGCCTTCTTCAGCTCCAGAGACATTCTCAGCGGACAAGAGCTGGG ATTCGACTATGGAGACCGCTTCTGGGACATTAAGAGCAAGTATTTCACCTGTCAGTGTGGATCAGAGAAATGCAAACACTCAGCTGAGGCCATCGCCTTGGAGCAGAGCCGACTGGCTCGACTGGAGGCTTGTCCAGAATCGGGAGCAGACTGTGGGATGACGATGCTGGGAAACTCTTAA